The window AATGGCCTTGAGATTGGGGTGGGCACAGGCAGGTTTGCCGCGGCGCTGGGCATTAGGACAGGAATTGATCCTTCGCCAGCGATGCTTAAGCGGGCTTTCAAGCGAGGCGTGGGTACGCGCTGGGGCAGAGGAGAAAACATTCCGTTTGAGGATGCCAGTTTTGATTATGTCACAGTTATTATTACGCTATGTTTTGTGCGTAACCCCTTAAAAGTATTAAAGGAATCAGCGCGGGTATTAAAAAGTCCCGGGCGGATAATCGTTTGTATTATAGATAAAGAAAGCTTATTGGGAAAATTTTACCGCGCGAAAAAAAGCGTGTTTTACAAAAATGCGCGTTTTTTCACGGTTAGAGAAGTTACTTCTTTACTGAAGCAGGCCGGTTTTCGGGATGTTTCTTATTACCAGACAATAACTGATTTTCCAGAGAAAATACGTACCGTTGAAAAACCCAAGAAAGGTTTTGGCTGTGGCAGTTTTGTCGTAGTCAGCGCGAAAAAATGAAACAGATAGTAGTTATTAGCGGAAAAGGCGGGACAGGCAAGACCATTATTACCGGATCGTTGGCAGTTTTAGCCAAAAGAAAGGTGATGGTTGATTGCGACGTTGACGCGG is drawn from Candidatus Omnitrophota bacterium and contains these coding sequences:
- a CDS encoding class I SAM-dependent methyltransferase yields the protein MRVFETYSKKYDAWYDKHKAAFFSELAAIKKALPKNKNGLEIGVGTGRFAAALGIRTGIDPSPAMLKRAFKRGVGTRWGRGENIPFEDASFDYVTVIITLCFVRNPLKVLKESARVLKSPGRIIVCIIDKESLLGKFYRAKKSVFYKNARFFTVREVTSLLKQAGFRDVSYYQTITDFPEKIRTVEKPKKGFGCGSFVVVSAKK